Proteins from a single region of Roseofilum casamattae BLCC-M143:
- a CDS encoding PAS domain S-box protein produces the protein MAGVRNNWIDRYTLLLESYLQRGTDSPALQEWVEDAIAHDIPLSTLSHWHHRSLAQLIHRDRREEQENLELLDRAGQFQARLLSLWTQTFSNLLLVRHVGGIAIDRRDLTAQKEQEQSQYQQLQFAQLLESLSSQLDRLTAEDLDWGIEEALRELAEFDGCDRAYLFEFNPDDSAAVLRCQWHSPQFGPLPPLWHQIPVELTPWWLQQLQEQGHVCYSSLEDFPDRAKTERAIVSSIPMESSLLLPLTDGSSLLGYIGFATVKERKSWSDDRIAQLQRGSELLTHALQRQRVELTLEHLNEEIDLQIEHRMEELQQMNQQLEAEILERQQMERALRESEARFRSIFEDNPLGIAIINPDYGLERVNAALCRMLGYTTVDCQSLTLLDLLSPEDREVGEMLLERLMTGIIPSFQVKQRFVHHRQHLLWVKAMASAIVSAQPTAGGKMGKRQPVYGVAIIEDITQNKQDEERLQLIQFTLNRVMDSVLLVDARGQLIYVNDRACQTLEYPREELLQMQIGQIDRYCSDAIWSMYWQQVKKYGFIRVDSTYSTRSGHQIPVEINFNFFKYKGLEYGCAIARDLRDRQQAEANLAKSQQLLAAAQKVAGLGSWEFDLSSERIFWSDRVFLIFGRDPTWDCAPTYLEYVEHYHPEDRQVFQHTMARAISEGAEFSLELRIVRPSSEIRSIWVHGHPILDRRGKTIKLFGIIQDITQRKQVEIALRENETRYRTLVSHIPGAIYRSLVDENWTIEFISDAIATITGYSARELMSQTVSGLARLVYPEDLSRIRQEIETALSEAIPFELEYRMVARDGTIHWVYGKGQGVWNEQQELVYLDGAIFDVSDRKKTETQLKASLAEKEVLLREIHHRVKNNLNIVYNLLDMQSKTAEAPAIEELLEDSKKRLETMALIHQKLYLSNSLSHINFAEYIHSLVQSIWASYGARTQGIDLQIEAEPVDLNIETAIPTGLTINELATNALKHAFPEGRSGTVWIKFRQIENEQLDLKVIDDGIGFPSDRNWQTSPSLGMHLVHILAEQLDGKLEITLQNGTIFHLVFKQRC, from the coding sequence ATGGCTGGGGTTCGCAATAATTGGATAGACCGCTATACCTTGCTGCTGGAAAGCTATTTGCAACGGGGTACGGATTCACCTGCACTGCAAGAATGGGTTGAAGACGCGATCGCCCATGACATTCCCCTCTCCACTCTTTCTCACTGGCATCATCGCAGTTTAGCGCAATTAATTCATCGCGATCGCCGCGAAGAGCAAGAGAACTTGGAACTGCTCGACCGAGCCGGCCAGTTCCAAGCTCGTCTACTCAGTTTGTGGACTCAAACTTTCTCGAATCTGCTCTTAGTCCGCCATGTGGGCGGAATTGCCATCGATCGTCGAGACCTGACAGCGCAAAAGGAGCAAGAGCAAAGCCAATACCAACAGCTCCAGTTTGCGCAGTTACTCGAGTCGCTTTCGAGTCAATTGGATCGACTGACGGCTGAAGATTTAGATTGGGGAATTGAAGAGGCATTGCGAGAGCTAGCAGAATTCGATGGCTGCGATCGCGCCTATCTATTCGAGTTTAATCCCGATGATTCCGCTGCAGTCTTGCGCTGTCAATGGCATTCTCCGCAGTTCGGCCCCCTACCTCCTCTCTGGCATCAAATTCCGGTGGAGTTAACTCCCTGGTGGTTGCAGCAATTACAAGAGCAAGGTCACGTCTGTTATTCTTCCCTGGAAGACTTTCCAGACCGGGCGAAAACCGAGCGGGCGATCGTTTCCTCTATCCCCATGGAATCCTCCTTATTGCTGCCTTTGACGGACGGATCGTCTTTGCTGGGATACATAGGATTTGCGACGGTAAAAGAGCGTAAAAGTTGGTCGGACGATCGCATCGCACAATTGCAACGAGGGAGCGAATTATTAACTCATGCACTCCAGCGACAGCGAGTAGAACTCACCCTCGAACACCTAAATGAGGAAATAGATCTTCAGATCGAACATCGCATGGAAGAGTTGCAACAGATGAATCAGCAACTCGAAGCCGAAATCCTGGAACGCCAGCAAATGGAGCGCGCTCTGCGGGAGAGCGAGGCCAGATTTCGGTCAATTTTTGAAGATAACCCCCTGGGAATTGCAATTATTAACCCCGACTATGGCTTAGAGCGGGTGAATGCGGCCTTATGTCGGATGCTGGGATATACGACGGTTGATTGTCAGTCTCTGACACTACTCGATTTGCTCTCTCCAGAGGATCGAGAAGTGGGAGAGATGCTCTTAGAACGCTTAATGACTGGTATCATTCCTTCGTTTCAGGTGAAACAACGCTTTGTTCATCATCGCCAACATCTGTTGTGGGTGAAGGCTATGGCTTCGGCAATTGTTTCAGCGCAACCGACTGCTGGCGGAAAAATGGGCAAAAGGCAACCCGTCTATGGCGTTGCAATTATTGAGGATATTACCCAGAACAAGCAGGATGAGGAACGGTTGCAGTTGATTCAATTTACCTTGAATCGGGTGATGGATTCGGTGTTGCTCGTCGATGCGAGAGGACAATTAATTTATGTGAACGATCGCGCCTGTCAAACGTTGGAATACCCTCGCGAAGAGCTATTGCAAATGCAAATCGGCCAGATCGATCGCTATTGCTCCGATGCAATTTGGTCGATGTATTGGCAACAGGTGAAAAAATACGGGTTTATTCGCGTGGATTCGACTTATTCAACGCGATCGGGACATCAGATTCCAGTGGAGATTAATTTTAATTTCTTTAAGTATAAGGGGTTAGAATACGGCTGTGCCATCGCCCGCGATTTGCGCGATCGCCAACAAGCTGAAGCCAATTTAGCCAAAAGTCAACAACTGTTAGCGGCGGCTCAAAAAGTCGCTGGATTGGGCAGTTGGGAGTTCGATCTCTCCAGCGAACGGATTTTTTGGTCCGATCGAGTGTTTCTCATTTTTGGTCGAGACCCCACTTGGGATTGCGCGCCAACTTATCTCGAATACGTGGAACACTATCATCCTGAAGACCGCCAAGTATTTCAGCATACGATGGCTCGGGCGATTTCGGAAGGAGCTGAGTTTAGTTTAGAGTTGCGAATTGTTCGTCCTAGTAGTGAGATTCGCAGTATTTGGGTTCACGGACACCCCATTCTCGATCGCCGAGGGAAAACCATTAAGCTATTTGGCATTATCCAAGATATTACTCAGCGCAAGCAAGTGGAGATTGCATTGCGCGAAAATGAAACTCGCTACCGCACGTTAGTGTCTCATATTCCCGGAGCTATTTACCGGTCTTTGGTGGATGAGAATTGGACGATCGAATTTATTAGCGATGCGATCGCGACGATTACTGGATATAGCGCGCGGGAGTTAATGTCACAAACGGTTTCCGGACTGGCACGACTCGTCTATCCGGAGGATCTAAGCCGGATTCGCCAGGAGATTGAGACCGCACTTAGTGAGGCGATTCCATTTGAATTAGAATATCGCATGGTGGCGCGCGATGGAACGATTCATTGGGTCTATGGGAAAGGACAGGGGGTTTGGAACGAGCAGCAGGAGTTGGTTTATCTGGATGGAGCAATTTTCGATGTGAGCGATCGCAAAAAGACCGAAACTCAGTTAAAGGCATCTTTGGCTGAAAAAGAGGTATTATTACGGGAGATTCATCACCGAGTTAAGAACAATTTGAATATTGTTTATAACTTGTTAGATATGCAATCGAAAACTGCGGAGGCTCCAGCTATAGAAGAATTACTGGAAGATAGCAAAAAGCGTCTGGAAACCATGGCGCTGATTCATCAAAAACTCTACCTATCGAATAGCTTATCTCATATTAATTTTGCTGAATATATTCATAGTTTAGTTCAGAGTATTTGGGCGTCCTATGGCGCGCGAACTCAGGGAATAGATTTGCAAATTGAGGCCGAACCGGTGGATTTAAATATCGAAACGGCAATTCCCACGGGGTTAACGATCAATGAATTAGCAACCAATGCCCTCAAACACGCCTTTCCCGAGGGGCGAAGCGGCACGGTTTGGATTAAATTTCGGCAAATCGAAAACGAACAACTCGATTTGAAGGTGATCGATGATGGCATCGGTTTCCCCTCCGATCGCAACTGGCAAACCTCTCCTTCTCTGGGAATGCATTTGGTGCATATCTTAGCCGAACAGTTAGATGGAAAATTGGAAATAACGTTGCAAAACGGGACGATTTTTCATTTAGTATTTAAACAACGTTGTTAA
- a CDS encoding hybrid sensor histidine kinase/response regulator, with protein sequence MGAIEKILIVEDELIAAYNLADNIERLGYEVSGIVKTGEAALAKVSDNPPNLILMDIKLQGEMSGIETARALQEYEIPIIYLTAFNDTATLAEAVETYAYGYLNKPAKLEDIRSAISLSLSKHQRDRTIESILTQEQQLNQMKSRFVAMVAHDLRAPLTHMLVSLEILRKYGDELNPDQKEKQFNQMQIAIKNMTLQLEEMMTIDRVESGNFVLKPQVIDLVRFCEERLDFFDTVARHNYNLVFKHEGQCSCLCLDEDILQHVLNNLISNAIKYSPKGGDIRLHLVCKDRKVVLEISDRGIGIPPEELEKLYQPFERASNVGNIKGTGIGMYIVKRAIECHHGQIAVSSEVGVGTTFKISLPYLQPEQ encoded by the coding sequence ATGGGTGCGATCGAGAAAATTTTAATTGTCGAAGATGAGTTAATTGCAGCATATAATCTTGCCGATAATATCGAGCGATTGGGATATGAAGTCTCCGGAATTGTCAAAACTGGAGAAGCCGCACTGGCGAAGGTATCGGACAATCCTCCCAATTTGATTTTAATGGATATTAAGCTACAAGGAGAGATGAGTGGGATTGAAACCGCTCGTGCTTTGCAGGAATATGAAATTCCAATTATCTATTTAACGGCATTTAACGATACGGCGACTTTAGCAGAAGCAGTAGAAACTTACGCTTATGGGTATCTGAATAAGCCGGCTAAACTGGAAGACATTCGCTCGGCAATTTCCCTGTCCCTCTCGAAACATCAACGCGATCGAACGATCGAGTCTATTTTGACTCAAGAGCAGCAATTAAACCAAATGAAATCTCGATTCGTTGCCATGGTTGCTCACGATCTGCGCGCTCCATTAACGCATATGCTGGTTTCCTTGGAGATTCTCAGAAAATATGGCGACGAGCTAAACCCAGACCAAAAAGAGAAACAGTTTAACCAGATGCAAATAGCGATCAAAAATATGACGCTGCAATTGGAAGAAATGATGACTATTGACCGAGTTGAGTCGGGTAATTTTGTTCTCAAACCTCAGGTAATAGATTTAGTCCGATTTTGTGAAGAAAGACTTGATTTTTTTGATACAGTTGCTCGACATAATTATAATCTAGTCTTTAAACATGAAGGACAGTGCAGTTGCCTGTGTTTGGATGAAGACATTTTGCAACATGTTTTAAATAATCTAATTTCTAATGCGATTAAATATTCGCCAAAAGGTGGAGATATTCGACTTCATTTAGTCTGTAAAGACCGTAAAGTTGTCTTAGAAATTAGCGATCGCGGAATTGGCATTCCTCCCGAAGAACTGGAAAAACTCTATCAGCCCTTTGAACGTGCTAGTAATGTGGGGAATATTAAAGGGACGGGAATTGGTATGTATATTGTGAAACGTGCCATTGAGTGTCATCACGGTCAGATTGCTGTCTCGAGCGAGGTTGGAGTCGGTACTACATTCAAAATTAGTTTGCCTTACCTACAACCCGAGCAATAA
- a CDS encoding sensor histidine kinase, translating into MMKPNGEEEMTLTWNRAAKDVRNLMSSDRIIYYHILVDVITQIRSSLDLKTTLQTATAQIRHVLDTDRVAIFQFYPDLVSQGRVVYEDVRSPWKPAATIDIIDHCFGEQFAQEYMQGRIGAIGDIRSGEISECYRQILEQFQVRANLVCALSKGDRLWGLLCIHQCSRPREWTPTEIEFIGQISQQLSVAIQQSELLQKSKNQAEELQTTLVQLQKTQAQMIQTEKMVSLGHLVAGVAHEINNPISFIAGNLNYVEQYANDLLAVLDGYQQAYPDPVTSVKKVLEKYEIDFVREDLPETLASMKQGAKRIQHIVKLLRSFSRLDEAELKDVDIHEGIDSTLTLFNHRLESEEEQEGERIQIVKNYSQLPSISCYPAQLNQVFMYLIGNALDSLDDSHSSHPIIEITTEIENDEITISIRDNGLGIPESIQAYIFDPFFTTKPPGKGRGLGLSISYQIIVEQHQGDLRFESLGGQGTTFSIKLPRKAHLR; encoded by the coding sequence ATGATGAAACCAAATGGGGAAGAGGAAATGACTCTGACATGGAATCGAGCGGCAAAAGATGTGCGCAACCTTATGTCAAGCGATCGCATTATATATTACCATATATTAGTTGATGTTATTACCCAAATTCGCTCGTCATTAGATTTAAAAACCACATTACAAACAGCTACGGCACAAATCCGACACGTCCTCGACACAGACCGCGTTGCCATATTCCAATTTTATCCTGATTTAGTCTCTCAGGGTCGAGTGGTTTATGAAGATGTGCGATCGCCCTGGAAACCGGCAGCAACAATTGACATCATCGACCATTGCTTTGGCGAACAATTTGCCCAGGAGTATATGCAAGGTAGAATAGGTGCGATTGGCGATATTCGTAGTGGTGAGATTAGTGAATGCTATCGCCAAATTCTCGAACAATTTCAAGTACGTGCCAATCTAGTTTGTGCGTTATCTAAAGGGGATCGACTCTGGGGTTTGCTCTGCATCCATCAATGCAGCAGACCGAGAGAATGGACTCCCACAGAAATTGAATTTATCGGTCAAATCAGTCAACAGTTGAGCGTAGCCATTCAACAATCTGAATTATTGCAGAAAAGTAAAAATCAGGCAGAAGAATTGCAAACCACTCTGGTGCAACTCCAAAAAACGCAAGCGCAAATGATTCAAACTGAAAAAATGGTAAGCTTGGGACATTTGGTTGCTGGAGTTGCCCATGAAATTAATAATCCAATTAGTTTTATTGCTGGCAATTTAAATTATGTGGAACAGTATGCAAACGACTTGCTAGCGGTCTTAGATGGCTATCAACAGGCTTATCCCGATCCGGTAACCTCAGTCAAAAAGGTACTGGAAAAGTATGAGATTGATTTCGTGCGCGAGGATTTACCAGAAACCCTGGCATCCATGAAACAAGGAGCTAAGCGCATTCAGCATATTGTCAAGTTATTGCGCAGCTTTTCGAGATTGGACGAAGCAGAACTCAAAGATGTGGATATTCACGAAGGTATTGACAGTACTCTAACTCTGTTTAATCATCGGTTGGAATCGGAAGAGGAACAGGAAGGAGAAAGAATTCAGATCGTTAAAAATTACAGTCAATTACCATCAATCTCCTGTTATCCAGCGCAACTGAATCAAGTATTCATGTATCTGATTGGTAATGCCCTCGATTCCTTAGATGATTCTCACTCTAGTCATCCCATCATCGAGATTACAACTGAAATAGAAAATGATGAAATTACTATTTCTATTCGCGATAATGGATTGGGGATTCCAGAATCAATTCAAGCTTATATTTTCGATCCATTTTTTACCACAAAACCACCAGGAAAAGGCAGGGGTTTGGGATTGTCAATTAGCTATCAAATTATCGTCGAACAACATCAAGGCGACTTAAGATTTGAGTCATTAGGAGGGCAAGGTACAACTTTTTCGATTAAGTTACCGCGAAAAGCACATCTTAGGTAA
- a CDS encoding tetratricopeptide repeat protein, with translation MTISFTEHIFWGVGYLCLPIVGALLFIMMKWHRKSVRISVFLQVAGFILLVGSAIATIMQNWSVQKAIARFLPQPYLFARVTQVTVSDTANTKPPTTLEPVQPDEPTISLKAYTSRSQFRQYMEVGYHAFDVKDYHTALINFQQAVEAQPNNPYALKAIENTIEKFGDRSYTDWMNSGYQAFDKKHYAIARQYFQNALQERPRDRYALQAIENVELATRSN, from the coding sequence ATGACGATCTCATTTACCGAACATATTTTCTGGGGAGTTGGATATCTCTGTCTTCCGATCGTTGGTGCATTGCTATTTATCATGATGAAATGGCATCGCAAGTCGGTCAGAATCAGCGTTTTTCTGCAAGTGGCTGGGTTCATTTTGCTCGTTGGCAGCGCGATCGCCACGATTATGCAAAATTGGAGCGTACAAAAAGCGATCGCTCGCTTTCTGCCCCAGCCCTATTTGTTCGCGCGCGTGACTCAAGTTACCGTCAGCGATACTGCAAACACCAAACCACCAACAACCCTAGAGCCAGTCCAACCCGACGAACCAACCATCTCCCTCAAAGCCTATACATCGCGATCGCAATTTCGGCAGTATATGGAAGTTGGATATCATGCCTTCGATGTGAAAGATTACCACACGGCATTGATTAATTTTCAACAGGCTGTGGAAGCGCAACCCAATAATCCCTATGCCTTGAAAGCCATTGAAAACACCATCGAAAAATTCGGCGATCGGAGCTATACGGACTGGATGAATTCTGGATACCAAGCCTTCGATAAAAAACATTATGCGATCGCGCGGCAATACTTTCAAAATGCCTTACAAGAGCGCCCTCGCGATCGTTACGCGCTCCAAGCCATTGAAAATGTAGAATTAGCAACCCGATCCAATTAA
- a CDS encoding sulfotransferase — protein sequence MSIREIEQVEDVQTDRVVRSFLTAMVPSSQTFNGAIAVEDEMYLSALANAEGDPVQAAIRYYGNGLRIFQAVEQIANYYFGGWDDITSFLDFAGGYGRFTRFLANTIPSDRISVSDIYPEAVNFQTQQFQVNGIPSTAKPNEYKPGQPFNCILASSFFSHVPERNFTPWLKTLYNSLADGGLLIFSTHDVTLAPNPFALSESGIHFIPQSESRSLDPSVYGSTYVSEEFIQHSLNQVLGANATYHRIPKGLAEHQDLYLITKNTTPDWSNLTFEHHPQGSLESIQLNSAGDWELKGRVSSLNADLPIQAIELRVNNKPIHRSLPRPGTDREWSWVCHLNHSQVSNEDIITIKAINAGDLALERTIACQTLEDLARRDRNNSKGTEKGVFVLAGMHRSGTSLTASLLNEVGVHLGDRLVGAKVGNDRGHFEDLDFVEFHQNVLRSQGLEIDGLTLAEQLAIATRYHKTAQQLLAEKSERSLWGWKDPRTTLFLDFWAALVPDAYFILVYRSPWEVVDSLYRRGSDEVVATYPEKAVELWMHYNRKMLEFYRANRDRCFLAHLDAIVSNPEGWIARIEEQWQLSLGIPQTNPIEPELLNREVSQSYRPAIIKACFPEAIAIYEELQTAAGTWKSNVEIDYETGLKALESYSSQDWAFTSWQEVGSASKYQKLLTLKQKELEAEEEELRRMRSRYEESEYQKLLIQKNAQDCKVQFEQMQAECEEYKNTARRLRSQLEEAQYRLEDTEARLQQSHAEAVQMNHQLIQTTAELQNVHAVSGQIQTELNSQLQDLNSQVHHRNLELAAMKANKAWRLRMKWVQLKKTLGLIKE from the coding sequence GTGAGTATCAGAGAAATTGAACAAGTTGAGGACGTGCAAACCGATCGCGTCGTCCGGTCGTTCCTCACTGCGATGGTTCCATCTTCCCAGACGTTCAATGGCGCGATCGCGGTTGAAGATGAAATGTATCTCTCGGCGCTGGCGAATGCGGAAGGCGACCCAGTCCAAGCTGCTATCCGCTACTATGGCAATGGGCTGCGCATCTTCCAAGCCGTCGAACAGATCGCGAATTACTACTTTGGCGGTTGGGATGACATTACCAGCTTTCTCGACTTCGCGGGAGGATACGGACGCTTTACTCGGTTTCTGGCCAATACCATCCCGAGCGATCGCATTTCGGTCTCCGATATCTATCCCGAAGCGGTTAACTTTCAAACGCAACAGTTCCAAGTCAACGGCATTCCTTCAACCGCAAAACCGAACGAATATAAACCCGGACAACCCTTTAACTGCATTCTCGCTAGCTCCTTCTTTAGCCATGTCCCCGAACGCAACTTTACTCCCTGGCTGAAAACTCTCTACAATAGTCTGGCTGACGGAGGATTGCTGATTTTCAGTACCCACGACGTGACCCTCGCTCCCAACCCCTTCGCGCTTTCCGAATCTGGCATTCATTTCATTCCCCAAAGTGAAAGCCGCAGCTTAGATCCCTCGGTTTACGGGAGCACGTATGTCAGCGAAGAATTTATTCAACATAGCCTCAACCAAGTTCTCGGAGCGAATGCCACTTACCATCGCATTCCGAAAGGATTAGCCGAACACCAAGACTTGTATTTAATTACGAAAAATACAACTCCCGACTGGTCTAACTTGACTTTCGAGCATCATCCCCAAGGTTCTCTGGAAAGCATACAACTTAATTCTGCTGGCGATTGGGAATTGAAAGGTCGGGTTTCCAGTTTAAATGCCGATCTTCCCATTCAAGCGATTGAATTGCGAGTAAATAATAAGCCAATTCACCGATCGCTACCTCGTCCGGGAACTGACCGAGAATGGTCTTGGGTTTGTCATTTGAATCATTCTCAAGTGAGCAATGAGGATATTATTACGATTAAAGCGATTAATGCTGGGGATCTGGCTTTGGAAAGAACTATTGCTTGCCAAACTTTAGAAGATCTCGCTCGCCGCGATCGCAATAACAGTAAGGGTACGGAGAAAGGCGTGTTTGTTTTAGCTGGAATGCATCGTTCGGGAACCTCTCTGACGGCTTCGTTATTAAATGAAGTGGGCGTCCATTTGGGCGATCGCTTGGTGGGGGCAAAAGTGGGTAACGATCGCGGTCATTTTGAAGATTTAGACTTTGTTGAATTCCATCAAAATGTGTTGCGTTCTCAGGGTTTGGAAATCGATGGATTAACTCTCGCCGAACAATTGGCGATCGCCACTCGCTATCATAAAACCGCACAGCAATTGCTCGCGGAAAAATCCGAGCGCTCTCTGTGGGGATGGAAAGATCCGCGCACGACGTTATTTCTCGATTTTTGGGCAGCGTTAGTACCGGATGCTTATTTTATTTTAGTCTATCGCTCGCCTTGGGAAGTGGTCGATTCTCTCTACCGTCGCGGTTCCGATGAAGTGGTCGCCACCTATCCCGAAAAAGCAGTAGAACTATGGATGCATTACAATCGGAAAATGCTCGAGTTTTATCGAGCCAATCGCGATCGCTGTTTCTTAGCTCATTTAGATGCTATTGTCAGCAATCCGGAAGGTTGGATCGCTCGCATCGAAGAACAGTGGCAGCTTTCCCTCGGCATTCCGCAAACGAATCCTATCGAACCAGAACTACTCAATCGCGAAGTATCCCAATCCTATCGTCCGGCAATTATTAAAGCCTGTTTCCCCGAGGCGATCGCAATCTATGAGGAACTGCAAACTGCTGCCGGTACTTGGAAAAGTAATGTGGAAATTGATTATGAAACGGGATTAAAAGCTCTGGAAAGCTATAGCTCCCAAGATTGGGCATTTACCAGTTGGCAAGAGGTCGGCAGTGCCTCAAAGTACCAGAAATTGTTAACCTTGAAGCAAAAAGAACTGGAAGCAGAAGAAGAAGAATTACGACGGATGCGATCGCGCTATGAGGAGTCGGAATATCAGAAGCTACTAATCCAAAAGAATGCGCAAGATTGCAAAGTTCAATTCGAGCAAATGCAAGCGGAGTGCGAAGAGTATAAAAATACGGCTCGGCGATTGCGATCGCAATTGGAAGAAGCTCAATATCGACTCGAAGATACCGAAGCTCGACTACAGCAATCTCATGCGGAAGCCGTGCAAATGAATCACCAACTGATTCAAACAACGGCCGAGTTACAAAACGTTCATGCAGTTTCCGGCCAAATTCAAACGGAATTGAACAGTCAACTGCAAGATTTGAACTCGCAAGTGCATCACCGCAATTTAGAACTGGCAGCGATGAAGGCAAACAAAGCCTGGCGGTTGCGGATGAAATGGGTACAATTAAAGAAAACTCTAGGGTTGATTAAAGAATAA
- a CDS encoding ankyrin repeat domain-containing protein — protein sequence MSIQSIWAFLRQFIALTFFILALCSIALGRFNVWVYLGCVFILIMVINFDWVWIELWEKIQYQEIHIRAENGDSQWVKEYLEQGGNSDPKTVKDITPLYLAAREGHVEVFRLLVEYGADPNHKVLDMSLDSTPIWIAMYKKHDEIIDFLLQYGVEKDVFFAIYSGDLEVLKQSIANEEDINLIRSKELSKTCLREKDLLHMAMPRDSANAVKFLLEKGADVDIQDERGFSLLHYAAINNALTVAQVLLEQGVAVDAVPSHHSLTPLHEASTGGHINAIELLLDNGAEIDAQESVTSYTPLHLAISGNFPEAVKVLISRGASVKLEDSSGRTPLAHAEHLGNRAEIIQILADREAE from the coding sequence ATGTCAATTCAATCCATTTGGGCTTTCCTACGTCAATTCATTGCTCTGACTTTTTTTATTCTGGCGTTGTGTAGTATTGCATTGGGACGATTCAACGTTTGGGTTTACTTAGGTTGTGTCTTCATCCTGATAATGGTAATAAACTTCGATTGGGTTTGGATTGAGTTATGGGAGAAGATTCAATATCAAGAAATTCATATTCGTGCCGAGAACGGAGATAGCCAATGGGTGAAAGAGTATCTCGAACAAGGGGGAAATTCAGATCCCAAAACCGTTAAAGACATTACTCCTTTATACTTAGCTGCCAGAGAAGGTCATGTTGAGGTTTTTCGGCTTTTGGTCGAATACGGAGCAGATCCGAATCACAAAGTCTTGGATATGTCCCTGGATTCTACTCCGATTTGGATAGCCATGTATAAGAAACACGATGAAATTATAGACTTTCTTTTACAATACGGTGTAGAGAAAGATGTTTTCTTTGCAATCTATTCCGGAGATTTGGAGGTCTTAAAGCAATCGATCGCAAACGAAGAAGACATAAATTTAATTCGCAGTAAAGAGCTGAGCAAGACTTGCCTAAGAGAAAAAGATTTATTGCATATGGCAATGCCACGAGATTCGGCTAATGCGGTTAAGTTTTTGCTAGAAAAAGGAGCGGACGTTGATATTCAAGATGAACGGGGGTTTTCTCTCCTACACTATGCCGCCATTAACAATGCATTAACCGTAGCCCAAGTATTACTCGAGCAAGGGGTTGCTGTTGATGCTGTTCCTTCTCATCACTCCCTAACACCACTGCACGAGGCATCTACTGGCGGTCATATAAATGCGATCGAACTGTTGCTAGATAATGGAGCTGAGATCGACGCCCAAGAGTCTGTTACTTCTTATACGCCGTTACATCTGGCGATCTCGGGAAATTTTCCAGAAGCTGTCAAAGTTTTGATTTCCCGTGGGGCTTCTGTCAAGCTCGAAGATAGTTCCGGCCGGACTCCATTAGCTCATGCCGAACATTTAGGGAACCGAGCAGAAATTATTCAAATATTAGCCGATCGCGAAGCCGAGTAA